A genomic stretch from Corynebacterium sp. 21KM1197 includes:
- a CDS encoding ATP-binding protein translates to MIPEKNPFRPSFGTSPQELIGRGFELHSFLTGLYEGVGSMNRAVLVSGARGVGKTVLLNEFEEVARGMGWVVVRAYADDSLVNRLVRTTIPQALAALDYGEAAGGVRRMVTGFSLAGIGSISSEVARNRPSPEPSLIGELRALAAAARQHEAGVLVTLDEIQAAHPEQLAHLATAIQDLMRDEYDVAFAAAGLTAGIESLLEHPGTTFMRRANRLELACSMRRRWRRRSPLRPGHTGGLLTARRRSERPRYPRGTHTWFNWRALLVGHAPPWSGQARSPLATWRR, encoded by the coding sequence ATGATTCCTGAGAAAAACCCGTTCCGGCCCAGCTTCGGCACCTCGCCGCAAGAACTCATCGGGCGTGGCTTTGAGCTTCATTCTTTCCTCACCGGCCTCTATGAGGGGGTGGGGAGCATGAACCGTGCGGTGCTGGTCAGCGGTGCTCGCGGGGTGGGTAAAACGGTGCTGCTCAATGAGTTTGAGGAGGTAGCCCGGGGCATGGGCTGGGTGGTGGTGCGCGCCTATGCCGATGATTCCCTGGTTAATCGCCTCGTGCGCACCACCATTCCCCAGGCCCTCGCCGCGCTGGACTATGGTGAGGCTGCGGGAGGCGTAAGGCGCATGGTAACGGGCTTTTCTCTCGCCGGGATCGGCTCGATCAGTAGCGAGGTGGCTCGTAATCGCCCCAGCCCCGAGCCCTCCTTGATCGGGGAGTTGCGCGCCTTGGCTGCGGCGGCGCGTCAGCATGAGGCCGGAGTTCTGGTGACTCTCGATGAGATTCAGGCCGCGCACCCGGAGCAACTGGCGCACCTGGCCACGGCTATTCAGGATCTCATGCGGGATGAATACGATGTGGCCTTTGCTGCCGCGGGGCTCACGGCCGGGATTGAATCCCTGCTGGAGCACCCCGGAACAACCTTTATGCGGCGGGCGAATCGCCTGGAGTTGGCTTGCTCGATGAGACGGAGGTGGCGCAGGCGCTCACCGCTACGGCCAGGGCACACGGGAGGCCTTTTGACCGCGCGGCGGCGCAGCGAGCGGCCGCGTTATCCCAGGGGTACCCATACCTGGTTCAATTGGCGGGCGCTCTTAGTTGGACACGCGCCGCCGTGGAGCGGTCAAGCGAGATCACCCTTGGCCACGTGGAGGCGATAG